Proteins from one Paenibacillus pabuli genomic window:
- a CDS encoding GntR family transcriptional regulator: MEVPKYRSLKDHVYDYIAQKIQDGTLLPNQKINEAEICKKLDISRTPTREALFQLASDNLLQYIPRRGFIVAPFDSGKKLEFSQAIGVLEALAATLAADHLKTSDLLEMEALVARMDEDITQLDLAAYSKDQYHFHNLYIQRCGNATVIEMLNTLKNSFIRQSYVSDNKSKLSSVLQEVNEEHRQILNAFRTKDKPQLESLLKHHWRIIDNDML, from the coding sequence ATGGAAGTACCTAAATACCGTTCCTTGAAAGATCACGTTTACGACTACATCGCCCAGAAGATTCAGGACGGAACGCTGCTCCCCAATCAGAAGATCAACGAAGCAGAAATATGCAAAAAGCTGGACATCAGTCGCACTCCGACAAGAGAGGCACTCTTTCAGCTCGCATCAGACAATCTGCTGCAATATATTCCGCGTCGTGGATTTATCGTTGCTCCTTTTGATTCTGGCAAAAAGCTTGAATTCTCCCAGGCCATCGGGGTACTGGAGGCTCTTGCTGCCACACTTGCAGCAGACCATTTGAAAACATCCGACCTACTGGAAATGGAAGCCCTCGTTGCAAGAATGGATGAAGACATTACCCAGCTTGACCTTGCCGCCTACAGCAAAGACCAATACCATTTCCACAACTTGTACATCCAGCGATGCGGCAATGCAACCGTGATCGAAATGCTGAATACGTTGAAAAACAGCTTTATTCGGCAGTCGTATGTAAGTGACAACAAGTCGAAGTTATCCAGCGTTCTTCAGGAGGTCAATGAGGAACATCGCCAGATTCTAAACGCCTTTCGCACGAAAGACAAACCGCAATTGGAATCGCTACTCAAACACCACTGGCGCATTATCGACAACGATATGCTGTAA